In Syntrophorhabdus sp., the sequence CGTCGACGTGTCCGACTCCCGGGCGGTTCAGGAGACTGTCGACCAGGTGGTAAAGGACATGGGACGGATCGACAACCTCGTCAACAACGCGGGCATCACCGCGGACAAACTCCTCCTGCGCATGAAGGACGAGGACTGGGACCGGGTCATGACGGTGAACCTCAAGAGTGTCTTCACCTGCACGAAGGCCGTCGTCAGGCACATGTTGAGGTCGGGAGGCGGCATCGTCAATATCTCTTCCATCGCCGGCGTCATGGGAAACGCGGGACAGGCAAACTACGCGGCGAGCAAGGCAGGCATCATCGGCTTCACCAAGAGCGTGGCGAGGGAATACGCCGAGCGTTCCGTCAGGGTCAACGCCGTCGCCCCCGGATTCATCAGAACCAGGATGACGGACGCCCTCGATGAAAAGACGAAGGAATCGATGCACGCGGCGATCCCGCTCAAACGTCTCGGTGAACCCGAAGATGTCGCTAACGTGGTATATTTTCTTCTTTCGAAATACGGCAGCTACGTAACGGGGGAGGTGATAAATGTCAACGGCGGGTTGTATATGTGATCAACGCGTGACCCGGGGGAGCAGGTCGTTTTGACGCGACGGTCTTCCGGGAGTTTGAAGGAAGCTTTCAATAAAACGAGGAGGTGGCTTAATGTCAGTAACTGAGAAAGTAAGAAAGATGATCGTGGATCAGCTCGGGGTGAGCGAGTCGGAAGTCGTTCCGGAAGCTAAGTTCATCGATGACCTCGGCGCGGATTCTCTTGATATCGTTGAGCTCATCATGGCATTGGAAGACGAGTACAGCATCGAAATCCCCGACGAGGATGCCGAAAAGATGGAGACCGTGGGGGATGCGATCAGGTACATAGAAGATCGCCTGGCGGGCAAATAATCCAGCGAGGTGTCGTTTGAAAAGACGGGTTGTCATCACCGGTGTTGGTCTCGTGACGCCTCTCGGAGTGGGGGTCGACAACGTCTGGACGGAGATCCTGAACGGGAGATCCGGGATCGCACCGCTAACACGATTCGACAGTACACATCATGATACGAAGATAGCCGGCGAAGTGAAGGACTTCCATGCCGAAGAATATGTCTCGGTCAAGGAGATGAAGCGGATGGACCTTTTCATCCAGTACGCGCTCGCCGCCACGAAGATAGCGATGGGGGACTCCGGTCTCGACATCTCCAAAGAGGATGCCGAACGTATCGGGGTGATCGTGGGGACCGGTCTCGGCGGCCTGCCGACCCTCGAGAAATACCACAGCATCTGCCTGGAGAGGGGACCGGGGCGTATCTCACCCTTCTTCATCCCCATGCTCATCGCCAACGAGGCACCGGGGCACATAGCGATCCAGTACGGGATAAAGGGGCCCAACCTCTGCATCGTAACCGCCTGCGCCACGGGCGCTCATTCCATAGGTGACGCCATGAGGATAATACAGTATGGTGACGCCGACATGATGGTGGCGGGAGGCTGCGAGGCGAACCTGACGCCTCTTACGGTGGGCGGATTCAACGCGATGAAGGCGCTTTCCACCCGCAACAGCGAACCTGAAAAGGCCTCACGGCCTTTCGACAAGGACCGTGACGGTTTCATCGTGGCCGAGGGCGCGGGCATCGTCATCCTCGAGGAGCTCGAACACGCCCGCAAAAGGGGCGCGAAGATCTACGCCGAGCTCATCGGATACGGGTACAACGGGGACGCCTACCACATAACGGCCCCCTGCCCCGACGGAGACGGGTTCATCCGGTGCATCAACATGGCGCTTCGTGACGCCTCGCTTGCCCCGGACGCGGTGGATTACATCAACGCCCATGGGACCTCGACGGACCTCAACGATCAGACGGAGACCCTGGCCATAAAGAAGGTATTTGGCGAGAGGGCCTACAAGCTGCCTGTGAGTTCCACAAAATCCATGACGGGGCATCTTCTCGGCGCCGCGGGTGCCATAGAGGCGATCTTCACCGCGCTCGCGATCAGGGACCAGGTCTGCCCTCCCACGATCAACTACGAAACACCCGACCCCGACTGCGACCTTGACTACGTTCCCAACGAGGCCCGCAAACACACCATCAATGTGGCGCTATCCAACTCCTTCGGTTTCGGGGGCACGAACTGCGTTCTCGTCCTCAGGAGGTTCGAAGGATGAAGATAGCGATCGGCTCGGACCATGCCGGTTTCGAGTTGAAGG encodes:
- a CDS encoding acyl carrier protein produces the protein MSVTEKVRKMIVDQLGVSESEVVPEAKFIDDLGADSLDIVELIMALEDEYSIEIPDEDAEKMETVGDAIRYIEDRLAGK
- the fabF gene encoding beta-ketoacyl-ACP synthase II, yielding MKRRVVITGVGLVTPLGVGVDNVWTEILNGRSGIAPLTRFDSTHHDTKIAGEVKDFHAEEYVSVKEMKRMDLFIQYALAATKIAMGDSGLDISKEDAERIGVIVGTGLGGLPTLEKYHSICLERGPGRISPFFIPMLIANEAPGHIAIQYGIKGPNLCIVTACATGAHSIGDAMRIIQYGDADMMVAGGCEANLTPLTVGGFNAMKALSTRNSEPEKASRPFDKDRDGFIVAEGAGIVILEELEHARKRGAKIYAELIGYGYNGDAYHITAPCPDGDGFIRCINMALRDASLAPDAVDYINAHGTSTDLNDQTETLAIKKVFGERAYKLPVSSTKSMTGHLLGAAGAIEAIFTALAIRDQVCPPTINYETPDPDCDLDYVPNEARKHTINVALSNSFGFGGTNCVLVLRRFEG
- the fabG gene encoding 3-oxoacyl-[acyl-carrier-protein] reductase, with the translated sequence MNGTVTIITGAAQGIGRAIAELLAEKGGDVAIFDVIDGSATCEAIRSKGRRCEFYTVDVSDSRAVQETVDQVVKDMGRIDNLVNNAGITADKLLLRMKDEDWDRVMTVNLKSVFTCTKAVVRHMLRSGGGIVNISSIAGVMGNAGQANYAASKAGIIGFTKSVAREYAERSVRVNAVAPGFIRTRMTDALDEKTKESMHAAIPLKRLGEPEDVANVVYFLLSKYGSYVTGEVINVNGGLYM